One segment of Kryptolebias marmoratus isolate JLee-2015 linkage group LG23, ASM164957v2, whole genome shotgun sequence DNA contains the following:
- the LOC112451504 gene encoding sodium- and chloride-dependent GABA transporter 2-like isoform X2, producing MQDSAPPGHGWDNTDSDDSEIKCTSSNITGCERVLTEPAMADLQPSPDPPLSKLRRGGGGGGGGKDAADGLQARGQWASKAEFLLAVAGQIIGLGNVWRFPYLCYKNGGGVFFIPYLLFLFLCGIPLFLLETSLGQYTSLGGVSAWRTICPLFGGNLVLFGLRSRSPSPCLV from the exons ATGCAGGACAGCGCCCCTCCTGGACACGGATGGGACAACACTGACTCAGATG ACTCTGAGATAAAGTGCACAAGCAGCAACATTACG GGGTGCGAGCGCGTCCTGACCGAACCGGCAATGGCCGACCTGCAGCCTTCGCCCGACCCGCCGCTGAGCAAGCTccgccgaggaggaggaggaggaggaggagggaaggacGCCGCGGACGGCCTGCAGGCCAGGGGCCAGTGGGCCAGCAAGGCGGAGTTCCTCCTGGCCGTGGCCGGGCAGATCATCGGTCTGGGCAACGTCTGGAGGTTTCCGTACCTCTGCTACAAAAATGGAGGAG GTGTGTTTTTTATCCCCTACCTgctgttcctgtttctgtgcggcatccccctcttcctcctggaGACGTCTCTGGGGCAGTACACCAGCCTGGGGGGGGTCAGCGCCTGGAGGACTATTTGCCCGTTATTTGGAGGTAATCTCGTCTTGTTTGGTCTACGCAGTCGGTCGCCGAGTCCGTGTTTAGTCTGA
- the LOC112451504 gene encoding sodium- and chloride-dependent taurine transporter-like isoform X1, whose amino-acid sequence MMPRGSLNVNRTGGLRVRAPCPERTICPRGRRGGRAAESPGKRGDSEIKCTSSNITGCERVLTEPAMADLQPSPDPPLSKLRRGGGGGGGGKDAADGLQARGQWASKAEFLLAVAGQIIGLGNVWRFPYLCYKNGGGVFFIPYLLFLFLCGIPLFLLETSLGQYTSLGGVSAWRTICPLFGGNLVLFGLRSRSPSPCLV is encoded by the exons ATGATGCCCCGCGGCTCTTTAAATGTGAATCGGACCGGCGGACTCCGCGTACGCGCTCCCTGCCCGGAACGAACCATTTGTCCGCGCGGACGGAGGGGTGGTCGCGCCGCGGAGAGCCCCGGGAAACGAGGAG ACTCTGAGATAAAGTGCACAAGCAGCAACATTACG GGGTGCGAGCGCGTCCTGACCGAACCGGCAATGGCCGACCTGCAGCCTTCGCCCGACCCGCCGCTGAGCAAGCTccgccgaggaggaggaggaggaggaggagggaaggacGCCGCGGACGGCCTGCAGGCCAGGGGCCAGTGGGCCAGCAAGGCGGAGTTCCTCCTGGCCGTGGCCGGGCAGATCATCGGTCTGGGCAACGTCTGGAGGTTTCCGTACCTCTGCTACAAAAATGGAGGAG GTGTGTTTTTTATCCCCTACCTgctgttcctgtttctgtgcggcatccccctcttcctcctggaGACGTCTCTGGGGCAGTACACCAGCCTGGGGGGGGTCAGCGCCTGGAGGACTATTTGCCCGTTATTTGGAGGTAATCTCGTCTTGTTTGGTCTACGCAGTCGGTCGCCGAGTCCGTGTTTAGTCTGA
- the LOC108248766 gene encoding sodium- and chloride-dependent GABA transporter 2-like yields MDAGTQIFFSYGICLGSLTVLGSYNKYNNDCYKDSFMLCLLNSSTSFLAGFAIFSVLGFMAEEQGVDIATVAQSGPGLAFIAYPRAVAMMPLPQLWAVCFFLMIIMLGLDTQFVSLEALMTSVTDLYPHLIRRGRRRELLLLFVCVVCFLVGLVMVTPVSPEKN; encoded by the exons ATGGACGCAGGCACCCAGATCTTCTTCTCTTATGGAATCTGCTTGGGAAGTCTCACAGTCCTGGGGAGttacaacaaatacaacaacGACTGCTACAA AGACTCCTTCATGCTGTGCCTGCTGAACAGCAGCACCAGCTTCCTGGCGGGCTTCGCCATCTTCTCGGTGCTGGGCTTCATGGCCGAGGAGCAGGGCGTGGACATCGCCACCGTGGCCCAATCAG GGCCCGGGCTGGCCTTCATCGCCTACCCGAGAGCCGTCGCCATGATGCCTCTTCCTCAGCTCTGGGCCGTCTGCTTCTTCCTCATGATCATCATGCTGGGACTGGACACGCAG TTTGTGAGCCTGGAGGCGCTGATGACGTCGGTGACCGACCTGTACCCCCACCTGATCCGCCGAGGCCGCCGcagggagctgctgctgctgttcgtGTGCGTCGTCTGCTTCCTGGTCGGACTCGTCATGGTCACACCCGTGAGTCCAGAGAAGAATTAA